One genomic segment of Natrialbaceae archaeon AArc-T1-2 includes these proteins:
- the hemC gene encoding hydroxymethylbilane synthase: MRTRGTLRLATRGSTLARRQAALVGETLEERRYEVELVTVETTGDQVRDELIHRLGKTGAFVRELDERVLEGDVDAAIHSMKDMPTEQPDELVTAAVPERGQPTDALVTPAGDALADLPEGATVGTSSLRRRAQLLSERPDLEVEPLRGNVDTRVEKLLAPTLQRDHQKRIEAENERETNQEDDDRTAEEWFDDRSELEKAALGREVETEYDAIVLAEAGLERSGLARSVEYDRLPPTTFPPAPGQGALAVTARDGETAREIQSAIDHPRSRVETTVERTVLAELGGGCIAPIGIYAIVQGEYVHTTVQVYDRDGQQSVIASRDLPIETHASAAREFADDLADRGAAELIEEARREAEPEEPEGK, translated from the coding sequence ATGCGAACGCGTGGGACGTTACGACTGGCGACGCGGGGGTCGACGCTCGCCCGACGACAGGCCGCCCTCGTCGGGGAGACACTCGAGGAGCGTCGGTACGAGGTCGAACTCGTGACCGTCGAGACGACGGGCGATCAGGTTCGAGACGAACTGATCCACCGCCTGGGGAAGACCGGGGCCTTCGTCCGGGAGCTCGACGAACGCGTCCTCGAGGGCGACGTCGACGCCGCGATCCACTCGATGAAGGACATGCCGACCGAACAGCCCGACGAGCTCGTCACCGCGGCCGTCCCCGAACGGGGCCAGCCGACCGACGCGCTGGTGACGCCCGCCGGCGACGCCCTCGCGGATCTGCCCGAGGGTGCGACCGTGGGCACCTCGAGTCTGCGCCGACGCGCACAGTTGCTTTCGGAGCGGCCGGACCTCGAGGTCGAACCGCTCCGGGGGAACGTCGACACGCGCGTCGAGAAGCTGCTCGCGCCCACGCTCCAGCGAGACCACCAGAAGCGTATCGAAGCGGAGAACGAGCGGGAAACGAACCAGGAAGACGACGACCGCACCGCCGAGGAGTGGTTCGACGACCGCTCAGAACTCGAGAAGGCGGCGCTGGGCCGTGAGGTCGAGACCGAGTACGACGCGATCGTCCTCGCCGAAGCGGGCCTCGAACGAAGCGGGCTAGCACGCTCCGTCGAGTACGACCGGCTGCCACCGACGACGTTTCCCCCCGCTCCCGGCCAGGGAGCACTGGCGGTGACGGCCCGCGACGGCGAGACGGCCCGCGAGATCCAGTCGGCGATCGACCACCCACGCAGTCGGGTCGAGACGACCGTCGAACGGACCGTGCTCGCAGAGCTGGGAGGGGGCTGTATCGCCCCGATCGGAATCTACGCCATCGTCCAGGGAGAGTACGTCCACACGACCGTCCAGGTCTACGATCGTGACGGCCAGCAGTCGGTGATCGCGAGCCGGGACCTGCCGATCGAAACCCACGCAAGCGCCGCCCGCGAGTTCGCCGACGACCTCGCGGATCGTGGCGCGGCCGAGCTGATCGAAGAGGCACGTCGGGAGGCCGAACCCGAGGAACCGGAGGGGAAGTGA
- a CDS encoding excinuclease ABC subunit C has protein sequence MNADAVRARADDLPREPGVYQFLDGETTLYVGKAVDLRDRVRSYADPRSARIRRMVERADGLEIAVTDTETQALLLEANLIKRHAPRYNVRLKDDKSYPMVQLTAHEAPRIEITRDPSESATVYGPFTTKGRVETVVKALRETYGVRGCSDHTYAGRDRPCLDYEMGLCTAPCTGEIDLESYREDVAAVERFFEGETGVLADPIERRMAAAAEDRQFERAANLRDRLEAVAAFHGEGGEAVQSPGDERAVDVLGVAIEGETATVARLRAEDGKLVDRERHALEAPGRSDGGRAGVPAVLAAFLVQYYAERELPDALLLPERHGDEEISAWLAAEGVSVRVPGAGREAKLVDLALKNARRTVGGRDECAMLADALELAVGRVERIEGFDVSHAQGTSAVGSNVTFVDGSARTSDYRRKKLTDVNDDYANMRALLEWRASRAVAGRDDRPDPDLLVIDGGEGQLEAAREAIADAGWNVPAIALAKAEERVVTPNREYDWPADAPHLHLLQRVRDEAHRFAVQYHQTIRDDVSTVLDDVPGIGPKTRTRLLGRFGSVENVREASREDIESVPGVGPKTAERIESRL, from the coding sequence ATGAACGCCGACGCGGTCCGTGCGCGTGCCGACGACCTGCCACGCGAGCCGGGCGTCTACCAGTTTCTCGACGGCGAGACGACGCTGTACGTCGGCAAGGCCGTCGACCTGCGCGACCGGGTGCGATCTTACGCCGACCCGCGCAGCGCCCGTATCCGTCGGATGGTCGAGCGCGCCGACGGCCTCGAGATCGCCGTCACCGATACCGAGACCCAGGCGCTGTTGCTCGAGGCGAACCTGATCAAACGTCACGCCCCCCGGTACAACGTCCGGCTGAAAGACGACAAGTCCTATCCGATGGTCCAGCTCACGGCCCACGAGGCCCCCCGCATCGAGATCACCCGCGATCCCTCGGAGTCGGCGACCGTCTACGGGCCGTTCACGACCAAGGGTCGCGTCGAGACGGTCGTGAAGGCGTTGCGCGAGACCTACGGCGTGCGTGGCTGTTCCGATCACACGTACGCCGGGCGCGATCGGCCCTGTCTCGACTACGAGATGGGACTCTGTACCGCGCCCTGCACCGGGGAGATCGACCTCGAGAGCTACCGCGAGGACGTCGCCGCAGTCGAGCGCTTTTTCGAGGGCGAGACGGGCGTCCTCGCCGACCCGATCGAGCGACGCATGGCGGCCGCCGCCGAGGACCGGCAGTTCGAGCGCGCGGCGAATCTCCGGGATCGGCTCGAGGCCGTCGCGGCCTTCCACGGCGAGGGCGGCGAGGCGGTCCAGTCGCCGGGGGACGAGCGGGCCGTCGACGTCCTCGGGGTCGCGATCGAGGGCGAGACGGCGACGGTCGCCCGACTGCGCGCAGAAGACGGCAAGCTCGTCGACCGGGAGCGACACGCCCTCGAGGCCCCGGGACGGTCGGACGGGGGCCGGGCCGGCGTCCCCGCCGTCCTCGCTGCCTTCCTCGTCCAGTACTACGCCGAACGCGAGCTGCCCGACGCTCTCCTGTTGCCCGAACGCCACGGCGACGAGGAGATCTCGGCCTGGCTCGCGGCGGAGGGCGTTTCCGTCCGGGTGCCGGGCGCGGGCCGGGAGGCCAAACTCGTCGACCTCGCGCTGAAAAACGCCCGGCGCACCGTCGGCGGCCGCGACGAGTGTGCCATGCTCGCGGACGCACTCGAGCTCGCGGTCGGCCGCGTCGAGCGCATCGAGGGGTTCGACGTGAGCCACGCCCAGGGGACGTCGGCGGTCGGCAGCAACGTCACGTTCGTCGACGGCAGCGCCCGAACGAGCGACTACCGACGCAAGAAACTCACAGACGTTAACGACGACTACGCAAACATGCGGGCACTGCTCGAGTGGCGTGCCAGCCGCGCCGTCGCGGGCCGGGACGACCGCCCCGATCCGGACTTACTCGTGATCGACGGCGGCGAGGGCCAGCTCGAGGCCGCCCGCGAGGCGATTGCTGACGCGGGCTGGAATGTGCCCGCCATCGCGCTGGCGAAAGCCGAGGAACGCGTCGTCACACCCAACCGCGAGTACGACTGGCCGGCCGACGCCCCACACTTACACCTCCTCCAGCGCGTGCGCGACGAGGCCCACCGCTTTGCGGTGCAGTACCACCAGACGATTCGCGACGACGTCTCGACGGTGCTCGACGACGTGCCCGGGATCGGCCCCAAGACGCGAACGCGCCTGCTCGGACGCTTCGGCAGCGTCGAGAACGTCCGCGAGGCCAGCCGCGAGGACATAGAGAGCGTCCCCGGCGTCGGCCCGAAAACTGCCGAGCGGATCGAGTCACGGCTGTGA
- a CDS encoding translation initiation factor, whose protein sequence is MSEDDQLEDLLDELDSRGDLETAEQRLSIRIERRRYDKPVTIVEGFDLSDDELQSIASDLKKAVGAGGTVDDGRVELQGDHRARVPELLRERGYDVRE, encoded by the coding sequence GTGTCCGAAGACGACCAACTCGAAGACTTGCTCGACGAGCTGGACAGTCGCGGCGACCTCGAGACGGCGGAGCAGCGACTCTCGATCCGGATCGAACGGCGGCGCTACGACAAGCCGGTGACGATCGTGGAGGGCTTTGACCTGTCCGACGACGAGTTGCAGTCGATCGCCTCCGATCTCAAGAAGGCCGTCGGCGCGGGCGGGACGGTCGACGACGGCCGGGTCGAACTCCAGGGCGATCACCGTGCTCGCGTTCCCGAGTTGCTTCGCGAGCGGGGGTACGACGTCCGCGAGTAG